One window of the Leptotrichia massiliensis genome contains the following:
- a CDS encoding DUF3829 domain-containing protein produces MKKINKFLFLAILLSLVLSNCQKKEEKSENAQNKKIENVSNQDVLREISLDEMLDFEHIPKNWKEEFREIAENMPNYDNNVTKIILYFYEKDFFYDYKKIFLDDNNNFVKPDEKQINDFLKMASEKKFSDFESVIQMLEKENKNDKLFGKLTGNWIESLKIWKSKADNLENYYRSGDYKKDNFAKGKTLNSEYLESIKQRKEKYKELNKIFIFKLKYLLKKTAVFYTDQQYGNNTPIGDLFKESLLIDIFYYKLYDWNEIYNAEEAFEVPVEEKDSEKYLQDLKKIQSEIKKLSDTMENKEYEFINSKTIINKEIYLLAKKENEANLELINEIMSDMENKKYTDINPIGILLMKRNQEIEQVIRKQLARSR; encoded by the coding sequence GTGAAAAAAATAAATAAATTTCTGTTTTTAGCCATTTTGCTGTCGTTAGTTTTATCAAATTGCCAAAAGAAAGAAGAAAAGTCGGAGAATGCTCAAAATAAAAAGATTGAAAATGTGAGTAATCAGGATGTTCTACGTGAAATCTCACTTGATGAAATGCTGGATTTTGAACATATACCTAAGAATTGGAAGGAAGAATTCAGAGAAATTGCTGAAAACATGCCTAATTATGATAACAATGTTACTAAAATAATTTTGTATTTTTATGAAAAAGATTTTTTTTATGATTACAAAAAGATATTTTTAGATGATAATAATAATTTTGTAAAACCTGATGAAAAGCAAATAAATGACTTTTTGAAAATGGCATCAGAAAAAAAATTTTCAGATTTTGAAAGTGTAATTCAAATGCTGGAAAAGGAAAATAAAAATGATAAATTGTTTGGTAAATTAACAGGAAATTGGATTGAATCATTAAAAATTTGGAAGTCGAAAGCAGATAACTTGGAAAATTATTATCGATCAGGAGATTATAAAAAGGACAATTTTGCAAAGGGAAAAACTTTAAATTCTGAATATTTAGAAAGTATTAAACAACGTAAGGAAAAATATAAGGAATTAAACAAAATATTTATTTTTAAATTAAAATATTTACTAAAAAAAACGGCTGTTTTTTATACAGATCAGCAATATGGAAATAATACACCAATAGGTGATTTGTTTAAAGAAAGTTTATTGATTGATATATTTTACTATAAATTGTACGATTGGAATGAAATTTATAATGCAGAAGAAGCATTTGAAGTTCCAGTTGAAGAAAAAGACAGCGAAAAATATTTACAAGATTTGAAAAAAATTCAATCAGAAATAAAAAAATTATCAGATACGATGGAAAATAAGGAGTATGAATTTATAAACTCCAAAACAATAATAAACAAAGAAATATATCTTTTGGCTAAAAAAGAAAATGAAGCAAATTTAGAATTAATTAATGAAATAATGTCTGATATGGAAAATAAGAAATATACAGATATAAATCCAATTGGAATACTTCTTATGAAAAGAAATCAGGAAATAGAACAGGTTATAAGAAAACAACTTGCAAGAAGCAGATAG
- the malQ gene encoding 4-alpha-glucanotransferase: protein MKLILLINFKEDIEMFERSSGILLHPTSLPGKYGIGSLGKEAYKFVDFLKKANQKLWQIFPLGPTGYGDSPYQCFSTFAGNPYLIDFDLLIEQNLLNEEDLRDVDFGGNEEYIDYGAIYNQKYPLLRKAYDNFKANGNDYLRGKLDAFKAENNDWLNDYSLFISLKNHFNGLPWTEWPHDIKVREEAAVSKYREELADDIEYNNFIQCLFFNQWDNLKKYANDNGIKIIGDIPIFVAVDSSDAWANPEIFLFDPELKPVKVAGVPPDYFSATGQLWGNPLYDWDKLKELNYKWWVDRVRANLSTCDIIRIDHFRGFEAYWAVPYGDDTAINGQWVKGPGIDLFNKIKEELGDLPIIAEDLGLMTQGVIDLRDATGFPGMKILGFAFDSNEENEYLPHTYTKNCVVYTGTHDNDTLIGWFTKAKEEDKQVARNYLNSHSDDEIHWDALRGAWSSVANMAIAPIQDFLGLGSEARINTPGVASGNWQWRLKDGVLTDELAERIAKLTKIYSR from the coding sequence ATGAAATTAATTTTATTAATAAATTTTAAGGAGGATATAGAAATGTTTGAGAGAAGTTCTGGAATTTTGTTACATCCTACTTCACTTCCTGGAAAATATGGAATTGGAAGTTTAGGAAAAGAAGCATACAAATTTGTAGATTTCCTGAAAAAAGCAAATCAAAAATTATGGCAAATTTTCCCACTTGGGCCAACAGGATATGGGGATTCGCCTTATCAATGTTTTTCAACATTCGCTGGAAACCCATATTTAATTGATTTTGACTTGTTAATCGAGCAAAATTTATTGAATGAGGAAGATTTGAGAGATGTTGATTTTGGAGGAAATGAAGAATATATTGATTATGGTGCTATTTATAATCAAAAATATCCTTTGTTAAGAAAAGCTTATGACAACTTTAAGGCTAATGGAAATGATTATTTAAGAGGAAAATTAGATGCTTTTAAAGCTGAAAACAATGATTGGCTAAATGATTACAGCCTGTTTATCTCTTTAAAAAATCACTTCAATGGACTTCCTTGGACTGAATGGCCGCATGACATTAAAGTTAGAGAAGAAGCTGCAGTTAGTAAATACAGAGAAGAATTAGCTGATGATATTGAATACAACAACTTTATTCAATGCCTGTTCTTTAATCAATGGGACAACTTGAAAAAATACGCTAACGACAATGGAATCAAAATAATCGGAGATATTCCAATTTTCGTTGCAGTAGACAGCTCAGACGCATGGGCAAATCCAGAAATTTTCCTATTCGACCCTGAACTAAAACCTGTTAAAGTAGCTGGTGTTCCGCCTGATTATTTCAGTGCCACAGGACAGCTTTGGGGAAATCCTCTATACGACTGGGACAAATTAAAAGAGTTAAACTACAAATGGTGGGTAGACAGAGTTAGAGCCAACCTTTCTACATGCGACATCATAAGAATTGATCACTTCAGAGGGTTTGAAGCATACTGGGCAGTTCCTTATGGAGACGATACTGCAATAAACGGTCAATGGGTAAAAGGACCTGGAATTGATTTATTTAACAAAATAAAAGAAGAACTAGGAGATTTACCAATTATTGCAGAAGATTTAGGATTAATGACACAAGGAGTTATTGATTTAAGAGATGCAACTGGATTCCCAGGAATGAAAATTTTAGGTTTCGCATTTGATTCTAACGAAGAAAATGAATATTTGCCACATACTTATACAAAAAACTGCGTAGTTTATACAGGAACTCACGATAACGATACGCTAATCGGATGGTTCACAAAAGCAAAAGAAGAAGATAAACAAGTTGCAAGAAATTATCTAAATTCACACTCTGACGACGAAATCCACTGGGATGCCCTAAGAGGTGCGTGGAGTTCAGTTGCAAACATGGCAATCGCTCCAATTCAAGATTTCTTAGGATTAGGAAGCGAAGCTAGAATCAATACCCCTGGAGTTGCTAGCGGAAACTGGCAATGGAGATTAAAAGACGGCGTATTGACAGACGAATTGGCAGAAAGAATTGCTAAATTAACAAAAATTTACTCAAGATAA
- a CDS encoding tetratricopeptide repeat protein encodes MKKNFLILAMFLFAFSMGYAANGNEEFLKANEYYEKNDVVNAEKMFLESIKKGNVRANYNLATIYLNKKEYSKAEKYFLDALKKNNGDPELEKSTLFNLSRLYQITNQNDKAEKYLKMSSKSTNDVSAEIELGTTYFYQKKYDLAEKAYVSALNKIKDKKELSDNVKLNLAAVYREQKKYKEAENTLLSMNDKNSKNSIRAFGILYWKQNNKRKAVEYFKKALDNGDEEMLSNVVKLYGELDEDDKIEEVLRNQYNKQNKYAYGLYGLFILENNGKGAEKMCKTGIQKEDPFSFMCMEEIYKLQGKNNEAQKMSLEYQKRIAKFLEEQSKIVITRDQF; translated from the coding sequence ATGAAAAAAAATTTTTTGATATTGGCGATGTTTTTGTTTGCTTTTTCGATGGGATATGCAGCGAATGGCAATGAGGAATTTTTAAAAGCGAACGAATATTATGAAAAAAATGATGTTGTTAATGCGGAAAAAATGTTTTTGGAGTCGATAAAAAAGGGGAATGTTAGAGCGAATTATAATTTGGCGACGATATATCTAAATAAAAAAGAATATAGTAAGGCGGAAAAATATTTTTTAGACGCCTTAAAGAAAAATAACGGGGATCCAGAGTTAGAAAAATCTACATTATTTAATTTATCTAGGTTGTATCAGATAACAAATCAGAATGATAAAGCAGAGAAATATTTGAAAATGTCTTCAAAAAGTACAAATGATGTAAGTGCTGAAATAGAACTTGGAACGACATATTTTTATCAAAAAAAATATGATTTGGCAGAAAAAGCATATGTAAGTGCTTTAAATAAGATAAAAGATAAAAAAGAGTTAAGTGATAATGTTAAGCTAAATTTAGCAGCAGTATATCGAGAACAGAAGAAATATAAAGAAGCTGAAAATACATTATTAAGTATGAACGATAAAAATTCAAAAAATTCTATAAGAGCATTTGGAATTTTATATTGGAAACAAAATAATAAAAGAAAAGCAGTAGAATATTTCAAAAAAGCTTTGGATAACGGAGATGAAGAAATGTTATCAAATGTGGTTAAGTTATATGGTGAATTAGATGAAGATGATAAAATTGAAGAAGTACTAAGAAATCAGTATAATAAACAAAATAAATATGCTTATGGACTTTATGGACTTTTTATATTAGAAAATAATGGAAAAGGTGCCGAAAAAATGTGTAAAACAGGTATTCAAAAAGAGGATCCGTTTTCTTTCATGTGTATGGAAGAAATTTATAAATTACAAGGAAAAAATAATGAAGCACAGAAAATGTCTTTAGAGTATCAAAAAAGAATTGCAAAATTCCTTGAAGAACAATCGAAGATTGTTATAACAAGAGATCAATTTTAA
- the purN gene encoding phosphoribosylglycinamide formyltransferase — protein MSKIIENLKDKSENKKTRIAVFISGSGSNLQSIIDNIENGNLNCEISYVVADRECFGLERAEKHGIKSIMLDKKLFGNKLSDEISAILENDIEKTDYIVLAGYLSILSENFINKWNRKIINIHPSLLPRYGGKGMYGIKVHEAVIANKEKESGCTIHFVDNGIDTGEIITNVKVPVYENDTPEILQKRVLEKEHVLMIEGIKKLLEN, from the coding sequence ATGTCTAAAATAATTGAAAATCTAAAAGATAAGTCAGAGAATAAAAAAACACGAATAGCAGTGTTTATATCAGGCTCAGGCTCAAATTTGCAGTCAATCATCGACAACATTGAAAATGGTAATTTAAACTGTGAAATTTCCTATGTAGTAGCCGACAGGGAATGCTTTGGACTGGAAAGAGCTGAAAAACATGGAATAAAAAGCATAATGCTGGATAAAAAACTATTCGGAAATAAATTATCGGACGAAATAAGTGCCATTTTAGAAAATGATATTGAAAAAACAGATTACATCGTACTTGCAGGTTATCTGTCAATTTTATCAGAAAATTTCATAAACAAATGGAATCGTAAAATTATAAATATTCATCCTTCACTTCTCCCAAGATATGGTGGAAAAGGAATGTACGGAATAAAAGTACACGAAGCTGTAATCGCAAACAAGGAAAAAGAAAGCGGCTGCACAATCCATTTTGTAGACAACGGAATCGACACGGGAGAAATTATAACAAATGTGAAAGTTCCTGTTTATGAAAATGATACACCTGAAATTTTACAAAAAAGGGTGCTTGAGAAGGAACATGTTTTAATGATTGAAGGGATTAAGAAATTGCTTGAAAATTAA
- a CDS encoding HAD family hydrolase — protein sequence MKKNVAAFFDIDGTIYRDSLLIEHFKMLVQYEYIDMMTWEGKVKEKFSKWENRTGDYDDYLDELVQTYMDALKNFSKEDMDFIAKRVMKLKGDKVYRYTRERLKYHKERDHKVIIISGSPDFLVSKMAERYGVKDYRASIYEVNEDGIFTGKVTPMWDAKSKQKAIADFCKMYEIDLTKSYAYGDTTGDLTMFKNVGNAIAINPAKKLLQKIKRDKELKEKVMIVVERKDVIYKLKADVDII from the coding sequence ATGAAAAAAAATGTAGCGGCATTTTTTGATATAGATGGAACAATTTACAGGGATTCTTTACTGATTGAGCATTTTAAGATGCTTGTACAGTATGAATATATTGACATGATGACTTGGGAAGGGAAAGTTAAGGAAAAATTTTCCAAGTGGGAAAACAGAACTGGGGATTACGATGATTATCTAGATGAGCTTGTTCAGACTTATATGGATGCATTAAAGAATTTTAGCAAGGAAGATATGGATTTTATTGCTAAAAGGGTAATGAAACTAAAAGGGGATAAAGTTTACAGATATACACGTGAGAGACTTAAATATCATAAGGAAAGAGATCATAAAGTTATAATTATTTCTGGAAGTCCAGACTTTCTTGTAAGCAAAATGGCTGAAAGATATGGAGTCAAAGATTACAGGGCTTCTATTTATGAAGTTAATGAAGATGGCATTTTCACAGGGAAAGTAACTCCAATGTGGGATGCCAAGAGTAAACAGAAGGCAATAGCAGATTTTTGTAAAATGTACGAAATAGATTTGACAAAATCGTATGCTTACGGAGATACAACAGGCGATCTGACAATGTTTAAAAACGTAGGGAACGCCATTGCCATAAATCCTGCTAAAAAATTATTGCAGAAAATAAAACGAGATAAGGAATTGAAAGAAAAAGTTATGATTGTTGTAGAAAGAAAAGATGTTATCTATAAATTAAAAGCGGATGTGGATATTATATAA
- the purM gene encoding phosphoribosylformylglycinamidine cyclo-ligase, whose protein sequence is MSISYKDSGVDKEEGYKSVEKIKNGAKSTYNVNVMNDLGSFGALYKLGDYKKPVLVSGTDGVGTKLKVAFETGIYNTVGIDCVAMCINDILCHGAKPLFFLDYLACGKLDSNVSAEIVSGVVEGCLQSEAALIGGETAEMPGFYTPGEYDIAGFAVGAVEEDQIVNGSDVKENDVLIAIPSSGAHSNGFSLIRKLFTDFTEVYNGKTIGEHLLTPTKIYVKPVQAVMKEVKINGMAHITGGGLIENVPRTIPDGLCANIQKSKIQIHELFKHDAFSRVSEEEMWGTFNMGIGFVLIVDAKDKEKVIEILGQNDENAYEIGHIGKGDEKICLK, encoded by the coding sequence ATGTCAATTTCTTATAAAGATTCGGGAGTAGATAAAGAAGAAGGATATAAAAGTGTAGAAAAAATAAAAAATGGTGCTAAAAGTACTTATAATGTCAATGTTATGAATGATTTGGGAAGTTTCGGGGCGTTGTACAAACTTGGAGATTATAAAAAGCCTGTGCTGGTTTCTGGAACTGACGGAGTTGGGACAAAATTAAAAGTTGCATTTGAAACAGGAATTTACAACACAGTTGGAATAGACTGCGTGGCAATGTGTATAAACGATATTTTGTGTCACGGAGCAAAACCGTTATTTTTCCTAGATTACTTGGCTTGCGGGAAATTAGACTCAAATGTATCGGCTGAAATTGTAAGCGGAGTTGTGGAAGGATGCTTACAGTCAGAAGCTGCCTTAATTGGTGGAGAAACAGCTGAAATGCCAGGATTTTATACTCCAGGTGAATACGATATTGCAGGATTTGCAGTAGGGGCGGTAGAAGAGGATCAAATTGTAAATGGCTCAGATGTTAAGGAAAATGATGTTTTAATTGCAATTCCATCAAGTGGAGCACACAGTAACGGTTTTTCATTAATCAGAAAATTATTTACTGACTTTACTGAAGTTTACAATGGAAAAACAATTGGAGAGCATTTATTGACTCCAACAAAAATTTATGTAAAACCAGTTCAGGCTGTAATGAAGGAAGTAAAAATTAACGGGATGGCTCACATTACTGGTGGAGGGCTTATCGAAAACGTACCAAGAACAATACCTGACGGACTTTGTGCAAATATACAAAAATCAAAAATTCAAATTCACGAGTTATTCAAGCACGATGCATTTTCAAGAGTAAGCGAAGAGGAAATGTGGGGAACATTTAATATGGGTATAGGATTTGTATTGATTGTAGACGCAAAAGATAAGGAAAAAGTAATTGAAATTTTAGGACAAAATGATGAAAATGCTTATGAAATTGGACATATTGGAAAAGGTGATGAAAAAATATGTCTAAAATAA
- the purF gene encoding amidophosphoribosyltransferase, with translation MFKSLNEECGVFGVYGHPDAARLTYYGLHSLQHRGQEAAGIVVSDGKRVNGHRGPGLVSEVFNDDRIFNRLEGNSAIGHVRYATSGSSSGRNIQPFLFQFFDGSIALAHNGNLINAKTLKRELEEHGAIFHSSSDTEVLVHLIRRSKEKDFLSQLKDALRQVKGGFSFVIQTQTELYGAVDPFEFRPLILGKAKNGAYILASETCALEIVGAEFIRNIRSGEVVIINENGYRIEKYTENTSTAIAAMEYVYFARPDSDISGVNVHKSRKRCGRRLAQEAPVEHADIIIGVPNSSLSAASGYAEEIGKPYEMGLIKNQYVARTFIQPTQQLREQGVRMKLSAVKSIVKDKVVVMIDDSIVRGTTSSRIVQLLKEAGAKEVHVRIASPEFKFPIFYGIDVSNSSELISANKTVEEVREYIGADSLAFLSINGMIDSIGLDFDAPYTGLCMECFNGDYPAGLGDYEEEFYTSLTPIQKEALKKLEK, from the coding sequence GTGTTTAAAAGTTTGAATGAAGAGTGTGGAGTTTTTGGAGTTTATGGACATCCTGATGCAGCAAGACTAACTTATTACGGGCTTCACAGTCTTCAGCATAGAGGGCAGGAAGCGGCAGGAATTGTGGTAAGTGATGGAAAACGTGTAAACGGACATCGTGGTCCTGGATTAGTGTCAGAAGTATTTAATGATGACAGGATATTTAACCGTCTGGAAGGGAATAGTGCCATAGGGCATGTGCGGTATGCAACTTCTGGAAGCAGCAGCGGACGTAATATTCAGCCATTTCTATTTCAGTTTTTTGATGGAAGTATTGCATTGGCACACAATGGAAATTTAATCAATGCCAAAACATTAAAAAGGGAATTAGAAGAACACGGTGCGATTTTTCATTCTTCATCTGATACGGAAGTATTGGTTCACTTGATAAGAAGAAGCAAGGAAAAGGATTTTCTGAGTCAGTTAAAAGATGCATTGCGTCAAGTAAAAGGTGGATTTTCTTTCGTAATTCAAACTCAGACAGAATTGTATGGGGCAGTAGATCCATTTGAATTTCGTCCTTTAATTTTAGGAAAAGCAAAAAATGGGGCGTACATTTTGGCAAGTGAAACATGTGCATTGGAAATTGTTGGAGCAGAATTTATTAGAAATATAAGATCTGGAGAAGTAGTTATTATTAATGAAAACGGATACAGAATAGAAAAATATACTGAAAATACTTCAACTGCCATTGCGGCAATGGAATATGTGTATTTTGCGCGTCCTGATTCGGATATTTCTGGAGTAAATGTTCATAAGTCACGTAAAAGATGTGGAAGAAGATTGGCACAGGAAGCTCCAGTTGAACATGCAGATATTATAATCGGAGTTCCGAACTCATCATTATCAGCGGCAAGCGGATATGCAGAAGAAATTGGAAAGCCTTATGAAATGGGATTAATTAAAAATCAATATGTGGCACGTACTTTTATTCAGCCAACTCAGCAATTGCGTGAACAGGGTGTCAGAATGAAATTATCAGCTGTAAAAAGCATTGTAAAAGACAAAGTTGTAGTTATGATAGACGATTCAATAGTTCGTGGTACAACTTCGAGCCGTATAGTTCAGCTCTTAAAAGAGGCGGGAGCAAAGGAAGTGCATGTCCGTATCGCCTCTCCAGAATTTAAATTTCCTATTTTTTATGGAATAGATGTTTCAAATTCATCAGAATTAATTTCGGCAAATAAAACGGTTGAGGAAGTAAGAGAGTACATAGGAGCAGATTCTCTTGCATTTCTTAGCATAAATGGGATGATTGACTCAATAGGGCTTGATTTTGATGCACCTTACACGGGGCTTTGCATGGAATGTTTTAATGGAGATTATCCAGCTGGATTGGGCGATTATGAAGAAGAATTTTATACTTCGTTGACACCAATTCAAAAAGAGGCTTTGAAAAAATTAGAAAAATAA
- the purE gene encoding 5-(carboxyamino)imidazole ribonucleotide mutase encodes MKVAIFFGSQSDTEKMRGAANCLKEFGIGYEAYVLSAHRVPEKLEEVLADVEKRGAEVIIAGAGLAAHLPGVIASKTILPVVGVPLNGAIGGLDALYSIVQMPKSIPVATVGIDNSYNAGMLAVQILAVKYPEIKGKLINFRKEMKAKFIADNEKKIEF; translated from the coding sequence ATGAAAGTAGCAATATTTTTTGGAAGTCAGTCAGATACTGAGAAAATGAGAGGTGCTGCGAATTGCCTAAAGGAATTTGGGATTGGGTACGAGGCTTATGTCCTGTCGGCTCACAGAGTTCCTGAAAAATTAGAGGAAGTTCTTGCAGATGTGGAAAAGAGAGGGGCTGAAGTGATTATCGCTGGAGCAGGGCTTGCGGCACATTTACCAGGAGTTATTGCTTCAAAGACAATTCTTCCAGTTGTAGGCGTACCTTTAAATGGAGCGATTGGAGGGCTTGATGCTCTTTATTCAATTGTTCAGATGCCAAAGTCTATTCCTGTGGCGACGGTTGGAATTGATAATTCGTATAATGCAGGGATGCTAGCTGTACAGATTTTGGCGGTAAAATATCCTGAAATTAAGGGAAAACTGATTAATTTCAGAAAAGAAATGAAAGCTAAGTTTATTGCAGATAATGAGAAAAAAATAGAGTTTTAG
- the purC gene encoding phosphoribosylaminoimidazolesuccinocarboxamide synthase — protein sequence MEKREQIYEGKAKSIFSTDKADEIIMYFKDDATAFNGVKKDQLEDKGILNNKISTLIYEYLIKNGVKTHWIETLNEREQLCKKVEIVPLEVIIRNRATGSFVKRYGAEEGKIFKRPTFELSYKNDDLGDPLLNDDHALALELVTEEELAGIKEQTFLINDLLSKLFDKMNLILVDYKIEFGRDKDGNILLADEISPDSMRLWDKDTLKKLDKDRFRQDLGDVMGAYREVLRRLEKALAE from the coding sequence ATGGAAAAAAGAGAACAAATTTACGAAGGAAAAGCAAAATCAATTTTTTCAACAGATAAAGCGGATGAAATAATTATGTATTTTAAAGATGATGCAACAGCTTTTAATGGAGTTAAAAAGGATCAATTGGAAGATAAAGGGATTTTAAATAATAAAATTTCTACGTTGATTTATGAGTATTTGATAAAAAATGGTGTGAAAACTCATTGGATTGAAACTTTGAATGAAAGGGAACAATTATGTAAAAAAGTGGAAATTGTTCCTTTGGAAGTAATTATTAGAAATAGGGCGACTGGAAGTTTTGTGAAAAGATATGGAGCGGAAGAAGGAAAAATTTTTAAAAGACCTACATTTGAGCTGTCGTATAAAAATGATGATTTAGGAGATCCGCTATTGAATGATGATCACGCTTTGGCACTGGAATTGGTAACTGAAGAGGAATTGGCTGGGATTAAGGAGCAAACTTTTTTAATAAATGACTTGCTTTCAAAATTGTTTGATAAAATGAACTTGATTTTGGTGGATTATAAAATTGAGTTTGGAAGAGATAAGGATGGGAATATTTTGCTAGCTGATGAAATAAGTCCAGATTCGATGAGATTATGGGATAAGGACACGCTTAAAAAATTGGATAAGGATAGATTTAGACAGGATTTAGGAGATGTAATGGGGGCATATCGTGAAGTTTTACGTCGTTTAGAAAAAGCATTGGCAGAATAA